The following are encoded in a window of Telmatobacter sp. DSM 110680 genomic DNA:
- a CDS encoding DUF5668 domain-containing protein, translating to MAWQNVQQPFVAPSVGGPNPSVAAVLGIIPGVGAMYNGQYFKGLIHVVIFVVIISITTHFGLFGLFIPAWILYQSFEAFHTAKAIRDGQPIPDPLGLNEVGNWLNLGGPSHRPGVPVNPGVPGTGPAAPGASGYQQVPYAQYQAPYAPPPPPGFVDPAIPPVPPVPPMFWKRKEPIGALILIGFGLILLLNQLGLLAEHVFKFLWPLVFIALGVWLIVRRFEDTKGGQQ from the coding sequence ATGGCCTGGCAGAACGTGCAGCAACCGTTTGTTGCGCCCAGTGTCGGCGGCCCGAATCCGTCAGTCGCCGCGGTGCTCGGAATTATTCCCGGCGTGGGCGCGATGTATAACGGACAGTACTTCAAAGGGCTGATCCACGTCGTGATTTTTGTCGTGATTATCAGCATCACGACCCACTTCGGGTTATTCGGATTGTTTATCCCGGCGTGGATTCTGTACCAGTCGTTTGAGGCGTTCCACACGGCGAAGGCGATTCGCGATGGGCAGCCGATACCGGATCCGCTGGGTCTGAACGAGGTGGGCAACTGGCTCAACCTCGGTGGGCCTAGCCATCGGCCGGGCGTGCCCGTGAATCCGGGAGTACCAGGGACTGGACCGGCGGCGCCGGGAGCGAGCGGGTATCAGCAGGTTCCGTATGCGCAGTATCAAGCGCCGTATGCCCCCCCTCCCCCCCCAGGGTTTGTGGACCCCGCAATCCCCCCTGTGCCTCCGGTGCCACCGATGTTCTGGAAGCGCAAGGAGCCGATTGGCGCGCTGATCCTGATCGGGTTCGGACTGATATTGCTGCTCAATCAGCTGGGATTGCTGGCGGAACATGTATTCAAGTTCTTATGGCCGTTGGTATTCATCGCATTGGGTGTTTGGCTGATCGTGCGTCGTTTTGAAGATACGAAAGGGGGCCAGCAATGA
- a CDS encoding zf-HC2 domain-containing protein encodes MADRGNIPNSPACGLWETLLADALDGLLRPEDEATFSSHMAVCPSCTALFEEARRGREWLEFLSPEPEVPEGLLDKILAQTGPGHTSEYKLATAGNVVPMAIPAWQRPGMMGRIRRFAEPRLLMTAAMAFFSIALTLNMTGVKLTDFRLSNLRPTAVRSFMERRLTMASTPIIRYYDHLRLVYEVQSRMRELRQNAKPQQQQTQPAAPGESKQNPNRKDGGSRVDPPQQSGAPSLRDSDYLETSVTLHDRQLTPANETCGLGTQSAHSGGSTQPGYDMAIREGSTVWTA; translated from the coding sequence ATGGCAGACCGCGGAAACATTCCGAACTCTCCAGCTTGCGGGCTTTGGGAAACTCTCCTGGCCGACGCACTGGACGGGCTGTTGCGGCCGGAGGATGAGGCAACTTTCTCCTCCCACATGGCTGTCTGCCCGTCATGCACCGCTCTCTTTGAGGAAGCCCGGCGTGGGCGCGAATGGCTGGAGTTCTTAAGCCCGGAACCAGAGGTCCCGGAGGGTCTACTGGATAAGATCCTGGCGCAGACCGGTCCGGGACACACTTCTGAATACAAGCTGGCGACCGCGGGCAATGTTGTACCGATGGCGATTCCAGCGTGGCAGCGCCCGGGCATGATGGGGCGGATTCGCCGCTTTGCGGAGCCCCGGCTGCTAATGACGGCGGCGATGGCGTTCTTCTCAATCGCTTTGACGCTGAACATGACGGGCGTAAAGCTGACCGATTTCAGGCTCTCGAATCTGCGGCCAACGGCGGTTCGTTCTTTCATGGAACGCCGGCTGACCATGGCGTCAACGCCGATTATTCGCTATTACGATCACCTGCGGCTGGTGTACGAAGTGCAGTCCCGCATGCGCGAACTGCGCCAGAACGCCAAGCCTCAGCAACAGCAGACTCAGCCGGCGGCGCCGGGGGAGTCAAAACAAAACCCTAACCGGAAAGACGGCGGGTCCCGCGTCGATCCGCCACAGCAATCCGGAGCTCCATCGCTCCGGGACTCTGATTATCTGGAAACATCCGTTACGCTTCACGACCGGCAACTCACCCCAGCGAATGAAACCTGTGGTCTGGGGACTCAGTCCGCGCATTCCGGCGGCTCTACGCAACCCGGTTACGACATGGCAATACGGGAAGGGAGCACAGTATGGACTGCGTAA
- a CDS encoding sigma-70 family RNA polymerase sigma factor, with translation MAGLVAPKVPIRRKLEPQNAGAPRRPIQGHGQEAKTMTPDIRQTSGPLEIDWSEVVRKCMDGDSGAWAELVRTHHRRVYGLCYRFTNNPADAEDLTQDVFLKIYSNLASFDTTRGSLQVWITTMTRNLLVDNFRRTRNQRATDSLDAGWEETDELRPIDRLTASGPSPHEKAAQKELAKMVQGALAKVSVELREAVILRDLQDMDYKEIAQVLGIPEGTVKSRISRGRAELARLLERNKREVM, from the coding sequence GTGGCAGGGCTGGTGGCGCCAAAGGTGCCTATCCGGCGCAAGCTGGAACCTCAGAATGCTGGGGCGCCTCGAAGGCCGATCCAGGGCCACGGTCAGGAAGCCAAAACCATGACACCGGACATTCGCCAGACGAGCGGGCCGCTCGAGATCGACTGGTCTGAAGTCGTCCGCAAGTGTATGGACGGGGATTCTGGGGCATGGGCCGAACTGGTTCGTACCCATCATCGCCGTGTCTACGGGCTTTGCTACCGGTTTACGAACAATCCCGCGGACGCTGAGGATCTTACCCAGGACGTCTTCCTCAAGATCTATTCGAATTTAGCCAGTTTTGACACCACAAGGGGCAGCCTGCAGGTGTGGATCACGACGATGACCCGCAACCTGCTGGTGGATAACTTCCGCCGCACCCGGAATCAGCGGGCTACGGATTCGCTGGATGCGGGTTGGGAAGAAACCGACGAATTGCGGCCGATTGACAGGCTGACGGCAAGTGGACCTTCACCGCATGAAAAGGCGGCTCAGAAGGAACTGGCCAAGATGGTGCAGGGAGCCTTGGCAAAGGTATCGGTAGAGCTGCGCGAAGCAGTCATATTAAGGGACTTACAAGACATGGATTACAAAGAGATCGCCCAGGTGCTGGGCATACCGGAAGGGACGGTTAAATCCCGCATCAGCAGAGGACGTGCGGAACTTGCACGCCTGCTGGAACGTAATAAGCGGGAGGTGATGTGA